A window of Clostridium sp. 'White wine YQ' contains these coding sequences:
- a CDS encoding helix-turn-helix transcriptional regulator, with product MSLGEKLLDLRKKAALSQEDVAEKLGVSRQTVSKWESDQTVPELIKAKLLSELYNVSYDYLISGTPIGGDLTSIELIVDEIDWTSAWSKKYPILASYQGMKGIETYSKKISDLYDTFKNEFNFDDSDTVLVLKDILYQKYKMAKKKNK from the coding sequence GTGTCCTTAGGCGAAAAATTATTAGATTTACGTAAAAAGGCAGCTTTATCTCAAGAAGATGTGGCTGAAAAACTAGGTGTATCTAGGCAAACAGTAAGTAAATGGGAAAGTGATCAAACTGTTCCTGAACTTATTAAAGCTAAGTTATTAAGTGAACTTTATAATGTAAGTTATGATTATCTTATAAGTGGCACCCCTATTGGTGGTGACCTTACTAGTATTGAATTAATAGTTGATGAAATTGATTGGACTAGTGCTTGGAGTAAAAAGTATCCAATATTAGCTTCATATCAAGGAATGAAGGGAATAGAAACCTATAGCAAAAAAATTTCTGACCTATATGATACCTTTAAAAATGAGTTCAATTTTGATGATTCTGACACAGTTTTAGTTTTAAAAGATATTCTTTATCAAAAATATAAAATGGCAAAAAAGAAGAATAAGTAA